TGGATCAGCAGCAGATAAGCAGCATGTCTACCTTGCTTTGTATTAGTGAGTCTGTTTCCCCATCACACCCTTAatagatttacacacacacacacacacacacacacacacacacacacacacacacacccctctgtggGCTCTCGTATCAGGGATCAGCATCATCCAGTCTCCACCTCTTCATCCGTACTGGATGCTACTAAGCTGCAGAGAGCCATTGTGCTCTCAATATTATGCACTCCTGATGCCAGAAGATCTCATCTGCTTACTAATTGAGGAGGAGTTTTAAAGGCCTGGCCATTCAACCTATGCCTCTGTAATATTTCTTCTTATCAATtccacacattttcattttactaTATATTTTTCCTATAATAAGCTTTTTGTTGCAAACCATGCCATTAGCATTTGTTTTTGAAGAACTCAACCTGTAACAGGAAAACATTACAATGATTGAATAGCCATCAGTGAAAGTGTAAGCTTGGTTGATTAACAATAACACGAATATCTGGATAGGGTATTATTACCTGGGGACTCTTACTTCAACCATTCCCTTGTTCTCTATCTAGTTTACACATATATCCCCTTTTAGGTGGAGGACTGAGATTTCTTAAAGAcagtagaaaatatatatttcccaAAACTTGGTTGCAGTCTAGATTCCTAACCAGTGTGTTTAGGTTTCCATATGTTAATAGAGTTAAATTACCATCTTGTCAACAGGCTCAAGTGAAAGCTAGAATATAAACAAAAGACATGGAGACTGATGATAAAGATACCATAATCCCAAGGTTCAGAGTACACAAAAGGGAGGGAGCatggaaggagacagacagaggaagaaagggaaaagcaaCAAAGAAGGAGGGGCAATGAGCAACCTAAATTACAACTGATCCCTGAGGAGACGCTTTGGAGATAAATGCTCTTACTAGCCAGGCTTTTGTGGATGtctgaaaaaaatgtgttatgACCAAAGTCTTCTCAAAGCTGAATATCTGAAGCTCCTGACAATGTCATTGAAGAACAGACAAGGTCAAGATCTCAGGTTAGTGAGGCTCTGtaatgaattttttctttgagGTCTTACAGGCACCAGGGCAGGGCAAAACGGGAAACAGGCATCTGACTCttcaataagagaaaaacaacagtatTGTTGGCCAAGAACCTATGGGTGATGATCATGGGTCCTAAAGCCCCTCCTACACCTCTGCAGGCTAGCTTCTTTAGGAGTAACTTATGCCAATGTATATATAAAGAAGAAGACATCAAGTTAGGGCAGGGAGATTTTGGTCAGGGCATAGGGAAAGTTACTGAGGATAATGAGGAATGTATATTTCATTAGGTACATATATTAAAttctcaattattattattattattagtaatgttaataataataataataataccaataCCAAAAACAATACTAAAGGTAAATGCAAAGCAGAGTGTGACAACAAGCCAGAAGGTCAATGAGATGAattgtgtttctctttcctttttccttcctgtataaacttttaatttttctgactACCATTTTTCTAAGCCTGtgatttttcttctctaaaattATCTGTCTCTACTTTTCTCACACGTTGAAAAAGGTTGCTTTCCCCTGCTTCTCCCAGTCCCGGGATCAGTGTCATCTTCAGAAATGTCAGAATTTCTCACTCACCACTCCTCAACTTTATCTCTCCTTGCCCCGAATAACATCTGCTGCTCAACTAAGTACAGTGTAGTATGTTTGCTTAAAGAAAAACCTCCctgtattatcttttttttccctatagGTTTCATAAGAAAATATGATCACTTGACAAATCTCAGAGTGAATAATACAGATGTGTGTCAACTGCAATTTTTGTAATAATGAAAGCTTCAAAGTGAGGAGGGCATTCTCTCGTAATTTATTCTTATACTTAGTGTTAAAAGCAAGATGAAGACAGAAATCATTAGCGCCTTTTTATAAATGACAGCTGCAAATCTTAAGAGGCTCCCTAGGGTTCAGTACTGTTAGAAAACAACAGTGGTGTAATGGCAACCAGATCTTGAAGAGTGAAGCCCCGTGATCTTGGAGACACATTTTCAATATGAAAGTGGGTCATGTGAGTAATGTTTAAAAGTACACTAAAATATAGCTTATACAGCATGTGAGATGAATAGTCCACACCAAATGTAAAAGAATATGGCcatattttctctggatgatgCTGGAAGATGACTGCTTGTATCCAATGTTACCTTAGAAGTCTGAGTCCCAAACCTTTTTTGGTATAATTAAATCACATCTGACTTCAGAGCCTTTAAATCATTATCAGTATGCATGTATGGATTTCAAATGATAAAAAATCCATGTGAGTGTATctaatcaatttttatttttgtttctctaaaTAGGTGATATGTCACAGTCATATATCTGGCATTACCAAATAGTGCCTTCAAGCAATTATCATAGTCTCTTTTTATTGCATATGTATTATGAAATTAtgaaacatgaatatatatataatgaaatatatattattaaatatataatgaaattctGAATTTTTGAGAGTTTACCAGGAGCTAGAGCATTACACTgctaaaaaagaaaggtttattaGTTTTGGAGACACATACATAAAGGTCagttttatgtcattttaaagTCTCTTCCAATCTCTATAATATTATCAATTGGATAATCCTTATAGATACAACAAATACTTCAATCcctatatttaacttttttttttggtatttgtttatatgcttaTACTATTTTGGGCTCAGATATCCATAGTTGATTTTCAAACAATGATTAAGTGCTTTCTGACTTTCTAGGTCTCAATTGTTCTGGGAAATCTTTAGATCGATTCTCAATACCCACAGGCAAGATGAAGAATATCATGAAAAATATTGTGTAAGCACCAACCTTGTCAGAACACTACTCAATTATAGTGATTGCTTCCTTCATTTTGTTTGGAGTATAGGATTAACAAAGGCTTCATATAAGATGTACTCTTTATATATAGCTTATCTCTAGCGTACACTCCAGCAGTCTTATAGTGAACTCTGAATAGTGTACAGAGCTGTTCTTTACATACTGTTTTCTCATACCTAGAAGGCTCCCAGGAATGATTGAATTACCTTTGTTGTTGGAAAGCAGGACCTTGAACATCCACATAGCTGGTAACATCTTCAAAGAGAAAACCCCAAAGAACTAATTTTTATCAAATAATGTGGAAATTTTCCTCTGCAATGCCTGCAATTTGGCTCAATGTCTCCACCTGCCCATTCCTGCTCACTGGCTTCCCAGGTCTGGAGAAAGCCCATCACCTGATCTCTCTCCCAATGCTGGTGGCCTATATCTCCATATTGCTTGGCAACGGCacccttctttttctcattaagGATGACCACAACCTCCATGAGCCCATGTACTATTTCTTATGTATGCTGGCAGCCACAGACCTTGGAGTAACATTGACCACAATGCCCACAGTTCTGGGTGTACTGTGGTTTAATTACAGGGAGATTGGTCATGGAGCCTGCTTCTCTCAGGCGTACTTTATCCACACTCTCTCTATTGTGGAGTCAGGGGTCTTGCTTGCCATGGCTTATGACCGTTTTGTTGCCATTCGCAACCCACTAAGATATACCACCATCCTTACAGATACTAGAGTAATACAGATTGGCATAGGTGTATTGACAAGGGCTGGTCTATCAATCATGCCAATAATCATTCGCCTGCATTGGTTTCCCTATTGTCGATCCCATGTACTCTCTCACGCTTTCTGTCTACACCAAGATGTCATCAAGCTAGCCTGTGCCGACATCACATTCAATCGTCTCTATCCAGTTGTGGTGGTATTTGGTATGGGACTTTTGGATTTTCTGATTATTTGTTTCTCCTACATTTTGATTCTTAAGACTGTCATGGACATTGCCTCTACAGACGAGCGGGCTAAGGCCCTCAACACATGTGTCTCCCATATCTGTTGCATCCTGGTCTTCTATGTGACTGTGGTTGGCCTGACATTTATTCACAGGTTTGGAAAGAATATTCCTCATGTGGTCCACATCACAATGAGCTATATCTGCtttcttttccccccttttatgAACCCTGTCATCTTCAGCATTAAGACCAAACAGATTCAGAGTGGTTTGTTTCGCTTATTCTCCCTGCCTTATTCTAGAACACGATTCTGATCATTTTCTGAGAACAACTACTGAAATTTGAACAAGCTGGCAAACCTTCATgcaggagaaacaaagaaaaatatttaatagaaacCTACTTGATTGTTGTTTATTACTGATTTGATGTGACATAATATATTCACAATACTAAGCACTATGTAAAGATCCTACTTTGGTCTTAAGTGTTGTACTATGGTAACCCATTTGGTTTGGCCAGCTTACGGTACCTGACATGAACATTCATATATAGTCTTTGAAACTACAGTATACAAATATTTGGATCAAAATCATAATCTTCAGTATGAGCTTCTCATATTGGCCTTCATGTATCTATGGCTAAGGTtttttttgggtatttttttcaAATGGAACTAGTTGCTGTTTCTAGAAACTTGCACTGAATGAAATGAGCTATACATAGTTCTCAATTCACAGTGGTTACTCTAGGAAAAGGATGTGCATGAAAGTCTGCTTAGTTAATATTTtgataaacaaacatttataaaataataaaaccaacaaTAGAAATTTAAGACAGAAATATAGTTCTAATACAGATAACCATTATCTCTTTAAGTTTAGTTCCAGACACTGCTGAGTTAAAGTGGGGCATTTTTACTTAGTAAAGAGGTATAAAAAGTCTCTTGTGGAGAACAGCACATATAATACTAGATAAAAGATCTTAATACATAGAGTTTCAGCCTTGATATGGCTGGTCGTTTTCTAGgatggaaaggaagggagagggtagAATCAATGCTTGTAACTGAAAGATAAATGTTCTTTTCTGACTCCAAATTccttttaaagttgattttgatCTCTCTTTAAGCATAAGTAAAGGGTGGTTGTGATTCTAAGGCATCTTGAAGGACAAATGCTTGCTCAGTTTTATTCGTAGCTACCCTAGTCACAATATCCTGGTAatgaaaaaaaaccctaaatattCTACAATAGATGAAATcatagtgaaaatgtggtacatacacatagtggtgaatactattcagctgtaaataaaatgaaatcatggaaaTTGAAGGTAAATGAATGGACCTTGGAAAGATTATAGTTAGTGAGCTAACACAGACCCAGAACGATAAACAACATGTATTCTCTCCTCTGTGATTGCTAGCTTGAAATCCTCTGATATAAGTGTAGTTACcacccatcatcaaagaagctcgTACTTTACAGCAAATGAAGACcatcatagaaaaccacaactggacacaatgaaGATATCAAGAGTTTGTAGAGCGCTCAGCCCCAGTGGATAAATCTACATCACAGCTTGCACATTTATGGCTAGAGAACACCAGAAATACAAGAATACCAGAAGTTTTTGTGAAAATCTCCCATAGAAATGGCTGTATAAACAAGATATAAGCAATAGATATATAAATGGACATattatctgtggtgatattttatttgtgctttaataaataaagcttgcctggagatcagaggaaataagccattttaagtaaacaaagaagtcaggcagcagtagcacacacccttaatcttttAATTTagcaggcaggatttctgtgtgttcaaggccacactagggaacagagccaagtgtggtgacacatgcctttaatcccagtaccaaccatagagacttggaggtctatacagacagacagaaagtgacagagtggtgtaggaagaggaagtgaggtagctggccTAAGGGAGCCAataagagggcagaacagcaaggcaataaaggcgtgggtagacaggaagtaactcacatttggaagctgccaagttggtgaggtaaggttagctgtggctttccctatttccctgatttttctttaaggctttcacccctatatttggctccatgttttttatttaataagaccatttagaaatttgtctacaattaaCATGGAAGGAGAAATTTTTGCAGGATCAcatactatggtgatattttatttgtgctgaaatgtgattttatttatatgttaataaattaagttgcctgggggtcagagctaatatcaagccatttagcagaagtctggcagtggtagcacatgcctgtaatcccaatcacatgacaggcagatctctgtgtgttcaaggatacagtatggagacacacacctttaataatctcaataccaaccatagagacctggaggtctgtatagacaggcagtgatgaggaggtcatgtggttgtgtttacaaccaatgagaaggcagaacagaaagtcaataaaaagatagacacacaggaagtaggtctctttctcaggggaaggaccaCAGCGGCATCGGGTAGTAAGAAGGTGGTTTCAGCttttggctactgctctctgatctcggcttttaactctgcattcggctctgtgtttcttatttaataaaaccattcagaattacatctacaacatACCTAGACAGCaaactacaggcaattaacaaCTTCTGGtggaaggagaattagcctctcttAGGGTTGAACTCCACTGTTGTTTGTCCAGTGCAGAttggtcagccttgaaaccatatagacacaaacaacaaaaaaggactcAACAGgacaaaaacaattttcaaatatatacaaattagagcatgtatttgtgtgtctgtgaatatGCGCATATGCCCAACAAATatagacaaagaaagagagacaatCAACTAGAGAGTGAGGGACATGGGATGCGGTTGAGGGAAGGTAGCTGGGCGGTTCTagaggcaggaaaggaaggaagttctgtaattatatttcaattaaaaacatataaagGAACCTGTAACTGTgattcaaaatgatttttttttaaaaaagttaccaAGCATACTCTTATTAGCAACATAAAGTAATGGCAtcatgggctccaaaaagccagctcatgtaccagggatagatcttgatcctATTGTCAGGGGCCCTTtaaatagatcaagctacacaactgtctcccatatgcagagggcctagtccaatcccatgaaGGTtttacagctgttggtctaaagttcatgagttcctactattttggtttggttgtctctgtacatttccctaTCATTATCTTGATACCCATTGCTcgtagaattcctcttctctctcttcgattggactcctggagctcagcctggtgcttggctgtggatctctgcatctgcttctatcagttactggatgaaggcaggggaggggcttggtatggcttaactgaatgtaccaggctttgttgactccccttgggaggccttaccttttcggagGAGGGTATGGgtggtggattggggggaaggctgtggggagcaagaggagggatgagaggattatctgtggttggtatgtaaaatgaataaaaaatttcttaataaagaaagaaaagaattaagaaaaaatactAGCATCATACTGTAACATTGAGTGCTGAGTCATTCAATTCTCTTTGTATCTCTGCACCCTATCTCTGGACTCTGTTATCCTGGCCATGTCACAAAATGGTGATAATTTTGCAGAACTTCTGGAATTTATGAATAACTTAGAGAAAAAATCTGAACAACAGTAACTGTGATGACTAGTTTTATGCCATCCTttcacaagctggagttatctgaaaggaagtgcttcagttgagaaaatgttccaTAGTATCTGGCTGTAAGGCCTTTTCTTAGTGTTTGATGGGGAAGTGCCCAGCTCATTGTGAGTGGTGTCATCCCTGACATTGTGatcccgggttctataagaagacAGGCTGAAAAAACCAATAAGCATCATCCCTCaatgacttctgcatcagctcctgcctcaaggttcctaccctgtttaagctcctgtcctaacttctttcaatgataaacagtgatgtggaagagtaagtgaataaactctttcctccccatgttgctttggttatggtgttttaacCCCAGAAATAGTAACACTAAATAAGacaccaaccaacaaaccaaccaaatgataaaaacaaatatcaTATCTGATCAGTCCGTTAATGAATTACTTCTTGTTTTATGTTTGCTTGTATAACTTGgatatatgtttgtatttttgtgtaaaagttgtatttttccttttattctagtTTATTCTTTATACAGGGCAAGCTAACATGGTTCTAATTACCATATTACAAGATTTTCCAgataagattttatttaataaaagtacCATTTTGAGTAAATTGATGGTTGAAATTTGAAGAGGCCTGGATATCTGTGTGCATTCTTGATTATTCTGACtttgtctcttttattttattttaaatgttttctaagatATGGACAATCTAAATTGTAGCATCATCAATAACATGAAAATTATCCTGGCTAAGATAAACCTCAGTAAGGCGAGTGCTTTCCCAGCATGTATATGCCCTCGCTTCAATCCTCATCATCTTATAAAACTTGATATGGTACTGCACATCTGCATTCCCACCACTTGAGATgtgaaagcaggaggaccaggagttcaagatcatcctcatctacatagcaagtttgaggtacATCTGGGATACATGGAAAGCTATCCCCCCAAAAATCCTCTTCCCTCAGGGAA
The sequence above is drawn from the Peromyscus leucopus breed LL Stock chromosome 1, UCI_PerLeu_2.1, whole genome shotgun sequence genome and encodes:
- the LOC114706700 gene encoding olfactory receptor 51B6-like, producing MWKFSSAMPAIWLNVSTCPFLLTGFPGLEKAHHLISLPMLVAYISILLGNGTLLFLIKDDHNLHEPMYYFLCMLAATDLGVTLTTMPTVLGVLWFNYREIGHGACFSQAYFIHTLSIVESGVLLAMAYDRFVAIRNPLRYTTILTDTRVIQIGIGVLTRAGLSIMPIIIRLHWFPYCRSHVLSHAFCLHQDVIKLACADITFNRLYPVVVVFGMGLLDFLIICFSYILILKTVMDIASTDERAKALNTCVSHICCILVFYVTVVGLTFIHRFGKNIPHVVHITMSYICFLFPPFMNPVIFSIKTKQIQSGLFRLFSLPYSRTRF